The following coding sequences lie in one Miscanthus floridulus cultivar M001 chromosome 9, ASM1932011v1, whole genome shotgun sequence genomic window:
- the LOC136479375 gene encoding probable indole-3-acetic acid-amido synthetase GH3.4 has protein sequence MPRTAITIPGHYVLFWELRLRAAAAGGAATTTPVPASVFEDCCLAVEEALNSVYRQGRAADRSIGPLEIRVVSDGTFDKLMDYALARGASINQYKAPRCVRLGPIVEVLDGRARRRARVPARPRRGAVAARHCRASAWQPAVDGAGERH, from the coding sequence ATGCCACGTACGGCCATTACTATCCCGGGCCACTACGTGCTCTTCTGGGAGCTccgcctccgcgccgccgccgcgggtgGGGCCGCGACGACGACGCCCGTGCCGGCGTCGGTGTTCGAGGACTGCTGCCTGGCAGTGGAGGAGGCGCTCAACAGCGTGTACCGCCAGGGCCGCGCCGCCGACCGCTCCATCGGGCCGCTGGAGATCCGGGTGGTGTCGGACGGCAcgttcgacaagctcatggactACGCGCTCGCCCGCGGCGCGTCCATCAACCAGTACAAGGCGCCCCGGTGCGTGCGCCTGGGCCCCATCGTGGAGGTGCTGGACGGGCGGGCGCGTCGACGAGCGCGTGTTCCAGCGCGGCCCCGTCGTGGAGCTGTTGCCGCACGCCACTGTCGGGCGTCGGCGTGGCAGCCTGCCGTGGACGGTGCAGGCGAGCGCCACTAG